The proteins below come from a single Osmerus mordax isolate fOsmMor3 chromosome 3, fOsmMor3.pri, whole genome shotgun sequence genomic window:
- the LOC136938939 gene encoding zinc finger protein 845-like, with protein MKTHQCDTCGKILSSSSSLKQHMMIHTGEKPYSCDHCGKTFRDSSCFRGHSRIHTGEKPYSCDLCDKTFSQTSTLTLHRRIHTGEKPYICELCGQTFRKASILTLHCRTHTGEKPYSCDLCGKTFRQSCQLTVHSRTHTGEKPYRCDLCDKTFSQASHLRSHRRTHTGEKPYSCDLCGKTFSKSSQLTAHSRIHTGEKPYRCDHCGKTFSQAGTLRLHSRIHTGEKPYSCDLCGKTFSQAGTLRLHCSFHTGKKPYSCDLCDKTFRHASNLRSHRKTHTGEKPYSCDLCDKTFRQSGQLTVHSRTHTGEKPYSCDLCDKTFRQSGQLKAHSRIHTGEKPDSSDLCDKTLSQADTLTLHKGIHTGEKPYSCDLCGKTFSRAGRLRSHSRIHTGEKPYSCDLCDKTFSQTDSLRSHRRTHTEEKPYSCDLCGKTFIRKANLSLHHKIHTGKKPYSCDLCDKTFSQADSLRSHRRTHTGEKPYSCDLCGKTFSHASSFRYHSRLHTGEKPYSCDLCDKTFSHASGFRVHSRIHTGEKPYSCDLCGKTFTQSGVFKAHRRTHTGEKPYSCDSCGKTFSRASYFRVHSRIHTGEKPYSCDLCGKTFIRKTNLSRHRKIHTATHVRTSVMN; from the coding sequence ATGAAGACACATCagtgtgacacctgtgggaagatcctttcctcatccagtagcctcaagcagcacatgatgatccacactggagagaagccctacagctgtgaccactgtgggaaaacctttagAGACTCTTCTTGTTTCAGAggtcacagcaggatccacactggggagaagccatacagctgtgacctctgtgataaaacctttagccagacAAGTACTCTCACccttcaccgcaggatccacactggagaaaagccctacattTGTGAACTCtgtggtcaaacctttagaaagGCAAGTATTCTCACCCTTCACTGCAGaacccacacaggagagaagccctacagctgtgacctctgtggtaaaacctttagacaatcTTGCCAATtaacagttcacagcaggacccacacaggagagaagccctacagatgtgacctctgtgataaaacctttagccaggctagccATTTAAGATCTCaccgcaggacacacactggagagaagccctacagctgtgacctctgtggtaaaacattTAGTAAATCTAGCCAATTAACAGCTCACagtaggatccacactggagagaagccctacaggtGTGACCACTGTGgaaaaacctttagccaggctggtacACTCAggcttcacagcaggatccacactggagaaaagccctacagctgtgacctctgtgggaaaacctttagccaggctggtacTCTCAGGCTTCACTGCAGTTTCCACACTGGGAAGAAGCCCTACagttgtgacctctgtgataaaacctttagacatgcTAGCAATTTAAGATCTCACCGCAAGACCCACACtggggagaagccctacagctgtgacctctgtgataaaacctttagacaatcTGGCCAATtaacagttcacagcaggacccacactggggagaagccctacagctgtgacctctgtgataaaacctttagacaatcTGGCCAATTAAAAGCTCACAgtagaatccacactggagagaagcccgacagctctgacctctgtgataaaaccttaaGCCAGGCAGATACCCTCACCCTTCACAAagggatccacactggggagaagccctacagctgtgacctctgtgggaaaacctttagccgggctggCCGTTTAAGatctcacagcaggatccacactggggagaagccctacagctgtgacctctgtgataaaacctttagccaaaCTGACAGTTTAAGATCTCACCGCAGGACCCACACTgaggagaagccctacagctgtgacctctgtgggaaaacctttaTCCGGAAGGCTAATCTCAGCCTTCACCATAAGATCCACACTGGGaagaaaccctacagctgtgacctctgtgataaaacctttagccaagCTGACAGTTTAAGATCTCACCGCAGGACCCACACtggggagaagccctacagctgtgacctctgtgggaaaacctttagTCATGCTTCCAGTTTCAGATATCACAGCAGGCTCCACACtggggagaagccctacagctgtgacctctgtgataaaacctttagccatgcttCCGGTTTCagagttcacagcaggatccacactggagagaagccctacagctgtgacctctgtggtaaaacctttacccAGAGTGGGGTTTTCAAAGCTCACCGCAggacccacactggagagaagccctacagctgtgactcctgtgggaaaacctttagccgggcgtCCTATTTCagagttcacagcaggatccacactggagagaagccctacagctgtgacctctgtgggaaaacctttaTCCGGAAGACTAATCTCAGCCGTCACCGCAAgatccacacagccacacatgtaaggacttctgttatgaattaa